A single genomic interval of Acetonema longum DSM 6540 harbors:
- the recO gene encoding DNA repair protein RecO has translation MKPYQAEAVILHVHEWNGSDKQVSLFSREFGKIVAIAYGAKYSKNRLAAGTQAFSHVDVILQPGRSYETLKQCEVRTSFRAIREDLTSLAYTSLVAELTLELYPEREPEPLVFDLLLNSFHLIMERNARIAAMATAWQLLAMAGYRPETEHCVVCGSPIVYPAIFDSQAGGVVCKRCGRDSGMSMMDEPVSRFIQRMLTLNLQEPERFSVSAEVLLQAEKLLLNYLLQYLEKPLQSLAFIRTISTV, from the coding sequence ATGAAACCATACCAGGCAGAGGCAGTCATTTTACATGTCCATGAATGGAACGGATCCGACAAGCAAGTCAGCCTATTTTCCCGGGAATTCGGTAAAATCGTGGCCATTGCGTATGGCGCTAAATATTCGAAGAATCGCTTGGCTGCCGGAACTCAGGCTTTCTCTCATGTGGATGTGATCCTGCAGCCAGGGAGAAGCTATGAGACCTTGAAACAGTGTGAGGTGCGGACTTCGTTTCGCGCTATCCGGGAAGATTTGACCAGTCTGGCCTATACGTCTTTGGTAGCGGAGTTAACCCTTGAACTGTATCCGGAGCGGGAGCCGGAGCCTTTGGTTTTTGACCTGCTCCTGAATTCCTTTCACCTGATTATGGAACGAAACGCCAGAATTGCAGCCATGGCGACAGCTTGGCAGCTTTTGGCTATGGCCGGATATCGTCCGGAAACAGAACATTGTGTTGTGTGCGGCTCTCCCATTGTTTATCCTGCTATTTTTGACAGTCAGGCAGGCGGTGTGGTCTGCAAACGCTGCGGCAGAGACAGCGGTATGAGTATGATGGACGAGCCGGTAAGTCGCTTTATTCAGCGTATGCTTACATTAAACCTGCAAGAACCGGAACGATTTTCCGTTTCTGCGGAGGTGCTGTTGCAAGCGGAAAAATTATTGTTAAACTATTTGCTGCAGTATTTAGAAAAACCCCTGCAGTCCTTAGCGTTTATCCGGACCATCTCAACAGTTTAG
- a CDS encoding Nif3-like dinuclear metal center hexameric protein yields MPVICSEIIELMEEIAPSQYAEEWDNVGLLVGDPRQVIHKIMVALDVTPQVLESAIEQGAQLIISHHPPLFKAIKQLRGDLPGTKTLCRLVQNDIAVYAAHTTLDAAPDGVNDVLAGKLGLEHCEALSNNKEILYKLAVCVPESHTSQVWEAIAATGAGHIGNYSHCSFQIHGTGTFKPLPGTQPFIGEPGKIESVAECRLETVFPARLRSNVLKAMLNAHPYEEVAYDLYCLANEQAGGLGRIGTLAKPVPLSEFAAQVKQALAAAAVKVAGLSDKTVYKVAICGGSGASLLTQAVQAGADVLVTGDVDYHDALTALEQGAAVIDAGHFGTEYPVVEDLTGRLRRLAHEKKWDVQIVPAVQNDIFTYV; encoded by the coding sequence ATGCCTGTAATTTGTTCTGAAATCATTGAACTTATGGAAGAAATCGCGCCGTCCCAGTATGCAGAGGAGTGGGACAATGTGGGGCTTTTGGTTGGCGACCCGCGACAGGTTATTCACAAAATCATGGTGGCGCTGGACGTGACTCCCCAGGTCCTCGAAAGTGCAATCGAACAGGGCGCTCAACTGATTATATCCCACCATCCGCCGCTGTTTAAAGCGATCAAGCAGCTTCGCGGCGATTTACCGGGGACAAAGACTCTTTGCCGTCTGGTTCAGAATGATATTGCCGTTTATGCCGCTCATACCACACTGGACGCAGCGCCGGACGGAGTGAATGACGTTTTAGCCGGCAAGCTGGGTCTGGAACATTGTGAGGCTCTTAGTAATAATAAGGAGATCCTTTATAAATTAGCGGTATGTGTGCCGGAATCTCATACTTCACAAGTGTGGGAAGCCATTGCGGCAACCGGGGCGGGACATATCGGAAACTATAGTCATTGTTCCTTCCAGATCCATGGGACAGGAACCTTTAAGCCACTGCCCGGCACCCAGCCCTTTATCGGCGAGCCGGGGAAAATAGAGTCTGTGGCTGAATGCCGACTGGAGACAGTTTTTCCCGCCCGGCTGCGGTCAAACGTGCTGAAAGCCATGCTCAATGCCCATCCCTATGAAGAGGTGGCCTATGATTTATATTGTCTGGCCAACGAACAGGCCGGAGGCTTGGGTAGAATCGGAACGTTAGCAAAACCGGTTCCTTTATCGGAATTTGCCGCACAGGTAAAACAGGCCTTGGCGGCAGCGGCGGTAAAAGTAGCCGGTCTCTCTGACAAAACGGTGTACAAGGTTGCCATTTGCGGCGGCAGCGGTGCCAGCCTGCTGACCCAAGCAGTACAGGCCGGCGCTGACGTACTGGTAACCGGAGATGTGGATTATCATGACGCTCTGACAGCCCTGGAGCAGGGGGCAGCGGTAATTGACGCCGGCCACTTTGGGACCGAGTATCCGGTGGTAGAGGATCTGACCGGAAGATTACGCCGGCTGGCCCATGAAAAGAAATGGGATGTACAAATCGTACCGGCTGTCCAAAACGATATTTTTACATATGTTTGA
- a CDS encoding tRNA (adenine(22)-N(1))-methyltransferase, which translates to MKLRERLAAIASMVPEQARIADIGTDHAYLPIYLVSSNRISYAVASDVHSGPYQTALEAVCLAGLSQQISVRFGDGLAVLSPGEVDVVVIAGMGGGSMISILEADITLVRQLNHLILQPMVDAPLLRRWLQEHGLAIVNEELVAEEDRLYEIIAAQPGIAQLLGATEYEIGPVLWQKRHSLLKPYLRQRIKHDRRILAQLSQSRQMAAADKITEYENKVRMLEEAYQCL; encoded by the coding sequence TTGAAACTGAGAGAGCGCCTCGCAGCCATTGCTTCCATGGTGCCGGAGCAGGCCCGGATCGCCGATATTGGGACCGACCATGCCTACCTGCCGATTTATCTGGTCAGCAGTAACCGGATATCTTATGCTGTCGCCAGTGACGTACATTCAGGGCCTTACCAGACTGCATTGGAAGCAGTGTGTTTGGCTGGCTTATCCCAGCAAATTTCTGTCCGGTTTGGCGACGGATTAGCAGTATTGTCGCCGGGTGAGGTGGATGTGGTCGTAATTGCCGGCATGGGGGGCGGCAGTATGATTTCAATTTTGGAAGCCGACATTACGCTAGTGCGGCAATTAAACCACCTCATTCTGCAGCCCATGGTCGACGCACCCCTGCTGCGGCGCTGGCTGCAGGAACATGGCTTGGCGATTGTGAATGAAGAGCTGGTAGCGGAAGAAGATCGACTGTATGAGATCATTGCGGCTCAGCCTGGCATCGCTCAACTCCTGGGAGCGACGGAATATGAGATCGGTCCGGTTCTTTGGCAAAAACGCCACTCTTTGTTAAAGCCTTATTTACGGCAGCGGATCAAACATGACCGGCGCATTCTCGCCCAATTATCCCAGAGCAGGCAAATGGCTGCTGCAGACAAAATAACGGAATATGAAAATAAAGTTCGCATGTTGGAGGAAGCATATCAATGCCTGTAA
- a CDS encoding deoxyguanosinetriphosphate triphosphohydrolase has product MTVREKFEQREVDFLSPFATKSRDAMREMPESPCLFRTAFQRDRDRIIHSKSFRRLKHKTQVYISPGDHYRMRMTHSLEVAQISRTVARGLVLNEDLTEAIALGHDVGHTPFGHSGEDALREVLGHFDHNEQSLRVLEHVEKDGAGLNLTVQVKNGILNHTGSQKPFTLEGNIVRICDRVAYLCHDYDDGIRAGMLKAQDLPQNVVRTFGVHPSSMITAMVADMITQSDGVNEIRMSQPITDAMNEFRHFMFETVYRSPQLEQERKKAKHVIKKLFEYFYTNPDKLPREFQERIERWSLETIVVDYVAGLSDLYAIHLFKNLFIPSTWGGS; this is encoded by the coding sequence ATGACCGTTCGGGAGAAATTTGAACAGAGGGAAGTAGATTTCTTGTCCCCTTTTGCCACAAAAAGCCGGGATGCAATGCGGGAAATGCCGGAGTCTCCCTGCTTGTTCCGGACTGCTTTTCAGCGTGACCGGGACAGGATTATTCACAGTAAGTCCTTCCGGCGGCTCAAGCATAAGACCCAGGTCTATATCTCTCCTGGCGATCACTACCGCATGAGGATGACCCATAGTTTGGAAGTAGCCCAGATTTCCCGTACCGTGGCCAGAGGTCTCGTGCTGAATGAAGATTTGACAGAGGCCATTGCTCTGGGCCACGATGTGGGTCATACTCCGTTTGGTCACTCCGGTGAGGATGCCTTGCGCGAAGTTTTAGGTCATTTTGATCATAACGAACAAAGCTTACGGGTTCTCGAACATGTGGAGAAAGACGGAGCGGGCCTAAACCTGACGGTTCAGGTAAAAAACGGCATTCTCAACCATACCGGCAGCCAGAAACCCTTTACGCTGGAAGGTAATATTGTCCGCATTTGCGATCGGGTTGCTTATTTATGCCATGACTATGATGACGGGATTCGGGCGGGCATGCTGAAAGCACAGGATTTGCCGCAAAATGTCGTCCGGACTTTCGGCGTTCATCCCTCCAGCATGATTACGGCCATGGTGGCGGACATGATCACCCAATCGGATGGGGTCAATGAAATACGAATGTCGCAGCCGATTACCGACGCCATGAACGAATTCCGTCACTTTATGTTTGAAACGGTGTATCGTTCTCCTCAATTGGAACAGGAACGCAAAAAAGCGAAACATGTTATCAAAAAACTGTTCGAGTATTTTTATACCAACCCCGACAAGTTGCCCCGGGAATTTCAGGAACGGATCGAACGCTGGAGCCTTGAAACAATTGTGGTGGATTACGTGGCAGGACTGAGCGACTTGTATGCGATTCATCTGTTTAAAAACTTGTTTATCCCGTCTACCTGGGGAGGCAGCTGA
- the dnaG gene encoding DNA primase: protein MKEQYDHDFIDRLRAECDIVAVISDYVSLQKKGRNYWGCCPFHQEKTPSFSVAAEKGFFYCFGCQTGGDIFYFLMKVEQISFIDAVKLLAQKMNISLPERQQSEYDKQRARELAILYRVNELAGNFFHACLTKTAHGKQALEYLSNRGIDQNVIREFQLGYAPPQWDKLSQALRQRGVLEEHLLQAGLAVSRSQGGVYDRFRQRIMFPIRDVRGRIIAFGGRVLEKSQPKYLNSPDTILFNKRNVLYGFHNSYKYIKETGQAIVVEGYLDLITAYSAGVKNIVASLGTAFTQEQAKQLLKLGQEIVFAYDSDAAGQNATLRALTIVRRLGAKIRIVSLPDGKDPDEYIRKHGVDEFRGQVTNALLLMDYQMKRVLEAVDTASLEGKIAAVSQIVPVLADLDNAVEMNGYISRLSEILAIDETAIRSELSKYLRLSKKDKNVIPGQTSSVHLVSSPVNNASSTAEKQLIRLMLDDPGLIPQIQPRLLPEDFQHPHRWELIQLLVDAYNKGENLPTVLTPLLSEQAHIELSGIMVMESKVDDPLRIADDCLRFLRLSRLKDLYEKHRLQAIEFERIGDSRSLQELAESQRIKDEISKLYQ, encoded by the coding sequence ATGAAAGAGCAGTATGATCATGACTTTATCGACAGGTTGCGCGCAGAGTGTGATATTGTCGCCGTTATATCCGACTACGTATCGCTGCAAAAAAAAGGGAGAAATTATTGGGGTTGCTGTCCATTTCATCAGGAAAAAACACCATCTTTTTCTGTTGCGGCAGAAAAAGGTTTTTTCTATTGCTTTGGCTGCCAGACCGGGGGAGATATTTTTTATTTTTTAATGAAAGTTGAACAAATATCCTTTATTGATGCAGTAAAACTCCTGGCGCAAAAAATGAATATTTCTCTGCCGGAAAGACAACAATCAGAATACGATAAACAGCGTGCCCGGGAATTGGCTATTTTGTACCGGGTCAACGAACTGGCCGGGAATTTTTTTCACGCTTGCCTTACTAAAACAGCTCATGGCAAGCAGGCGTTAGAGTATTTAAGCAATCGGGGCATCGATCAGAACGTTATCCGTGAATTCCAGCTAGGCTATGCCCCCCCGCAGTGGGATAAATTATCTCAAGCTTTAAGGCAGCGCGGGGTGCTGGAAGAACATCTCCTGCAGGCAGGACTGGCAGTCAGCCGGTCCCAAGGCGGAGTCTATGACCGGTTCCGCCAGCGAATCATGTTTCCCATCAGGGATGTCCGGGGACGTATCATAGCTTTCGGCGGCAGAGTTTTGGAAAAGAGTCAGCCTAAATATCTTAACAGCCCGGATACAATACTGTTCAATAAACGAAACGTATTGTACGGATTCCACAACTCCTATAAATACATCAAAGAAACCGGCCAAGCCATCGTTGTGGAGGGATATTTGGACCTGATAACAGCGTACAGCGCCGGCGTAAAAAACATTGTTGCATCGCTGGGGACGGCGTTTACGCAGGAACAGGCCAAACAGCTCCTGAAGCTGGGACAAGAAATCGTTTTTGCCTACGACAGCGATGCGGCGGGGCAGAATGCCACATTGCGGGCTTTGACTATTGTCCGCAGATTAGGAGCCAAGATAAGGATTGTGTCCTTACCGGACGGTAAAGATCCGGATGAATACATTCGCAAACACGGCGTGGATGAATTCCGCGGTCAGGTTACGAATGCTTTACTGCTCATGGATTATCAAATGAAGCGGGTTTTAGAGGCTGTCGATACTGCCAGCCTGGAAGGAAAAATAGCGGCTGTATCGCAAATCGTTCCGGTTTTAGCGGATTTGGACAATGCTGTGGAAATGAACGGCTATATTTCCCGCTTATCCGAGATACTGGCAATTGATGAAACGGCGATTCGCAGTGAACTATCAAAATATTTACGTCTCAGCAAAAAGGATAAAAATGTAATTCCTGGGCAGACTAGTAGTGTTCATCTGGTTTCAAGCCCTGTAAACAATGCGTCTTCGACGGCGGAAAAGCAGCTGATCCGGTTAATGCTGGATGATCCGGGGTTAATTCCTCAGATACAGCCCCGATTACTGCCGGAAGATTTTCAGCATCCGCATCGCTGGGAGCTGATCCAGCTGCTGGTTGATGCTTATAATAAGGGAGAGAATCTTCCCACTGTCTTAACGCCGCTTTTGAGTGAACAGGCTCATATAGAATTATCCGGCATCATGGTGATGGAGTCTAAGGTGGACGACCCGTTGCGTATAGCCGATGATTGCCTGAGATTTTTGCGCCTTTCCCGATTAAAAGACCTGTATGAAAAACATCGATTGCAGGCAATTGAATTCGAGCGTATAGGAGATAGTCGCTCTCTGCAGGAATTAGCAGAAAGTCAGCGAATTAAAGATGAAATTAGCAAACTGTATCAATAA